A window of the Phaseolus vulgaris cultivar G19833 chromosome 5, P. vulgaris v2.0, whole genome shotgun sequence genome harbors these coding sequences:
- the LOC137834045 gene encoding uncharacterized protein produces MSGKDRRLAVLELAKRRAAKGTGSSSSTTEPIEAPPLSVAPAEGPEQGKKRKRLVKASSLVPAAAAASVEEESSGSPLIHRQRKKTVVEGVSSLQPGGIEVVEVEEGSPPPPPSTRPAPEPACPPSPCQQSPPISQPPTSPPAGQSPGPSAHPAGDVSAQNECAPPPLTISTANAEHGGSGSRPSNTGANHENFSRVISMVRQHISNGELVDWSGEEIDAHLTKQVVLSLEFSTQHRKQKALEKRVKELEHDNESLHSDLEAAQGSVELMRGMVEKARREYLLQVQETIKMEILMGQTVGPLDCKVAELQAENSSLREQSQMVEELQAENASLRQQDSQRVEMLKSAKEATAAAERKLEEAVGKLSEAASSLAALTTQRDAAEATRRSLEAEKEDLMNVGADSLIDGFELALEQVRCVLPELDLSQFSIHHSVVDGKLRPPTP; encoded by the coding sequence atgtcagggaaagataggaggttggcggtgttAGAGCTTGCTAAACGCCGAgcggccaaagggactggctcttcctcttccaccactGAGCCCATTgaagcccctccactctcggtcgcgccagccgaaggccccgagcaagggaagaaaaggaaaagactggtgaaggcttcttcgctggtacctgctgctgctgctgcctcagtggaagaggaaagctctggctcCCCCCTCATTCATCGCCAGAGGAAGAAAACAGTGGTTGAGGGggtctcgtctctccagcctggagggatcgaggtggtagaggtagaggaaggttcaccacctcccCCTCCCTCTACTCGACCTGCCCCAGAGCCCGCATGCCCACCTTCTCCTTGCCAACAATCGCCCCCGATCTCTCAACCGccaacttcccccccagcaggccaatcacctggtccatccgctcaccctgctggggATGTTTCTGCTCAAAACGAGTGTGCCCCGCCTCCACTAACAATCTCCACCGCAAATGCTGAACATGGTGGGTctggctcgcgcccaagcaacaccggagccaaccatgagaacttcagcagAGTTATCTCTATGGTGCGACAGCACATCAGCAACGGGGAGCTTGTCGACTGGAGCGGGGAGGAGATAGATGCACACCTTAccaagcaggtggtgctctcgctggagttctccacccagcatcgcaagcagaaggccctggagaaaagggtgaaggaacttgagcacgacaaTGAGTCGCTGCACAGTGACCTTGAAGCCGCTCAGGGGTCTGTTgagctgatgcgaggcatggtggagaaggccaggagggagtatttgctgcaggtccaggagaccatcaagatggagatcttgatggggcagactgttggtCCTCTGGACTGCAAGGTGGCAGAGCTACAGGCTGAGAATTCTTCCTTGCGCGAACAGAGTCAAATGGTAGAggagttacaggctgagaacgcctccctacgccaacaggaTTCTCAGCGGGTGGAGATGCTCAAATCTGCCAAAGAGGCAACTGCTGCCGCTGAAAggaagcttgaggaggcagtgggcaagctgtctgaagctgcctcctcccttgctgccctcACCACACAGAGGGATGCTGCAGAGGCTACGAGGCGaagtctggaggcggagaaagaggacttgatgaacgtgggcgctgattccctcattgatggattcgagctggcgctcgagcaagtcCGCTGCGTCCTCCCAGAACTGGACCTTTCACAATTCAGCATCCATCACTCGGTGGTAGACGGAAAACTTAGGCCTCCTACTCCCTGA
- the LOC137834048 gene encoding uncharacterized mitochondrial protein AtMg00810-like, producing MSMMKELSFFLGMQVKQSKDGIFLSQSKYCKEILKKFEMESCKEASTPMPSSCYMDVDVVGKEVDQTKYRALIGSLLYLTASRPNIMFGVCLCARFQANPKESHLKGVS from the exons aTGTCAATGATGAAAGAGCTTTCATTCTTTCTTGGAATGCAAGTCAAGCAATCCAAAGATGGAATTTtcctaagtcaatcaaagtattgcaaagaaattctcaagaagtttgaaatggaaagttgcaAAGAAGCTAGCACACCTATGCCATCAAGTTGCTATATGGATGTTGATGTGGTTGGAAAAGAggtagatcaaaccaaatataGAGCGTTGATTGGTTCTTTACTCTATCTCACAGCAAGTAGGCCAAATATCATGTTTGGCGTGTGTTTATGTGCAAGATTccaagcaaatccaaaggaatctcaTCTTAAG ggtgtaagctaG
- the LOC137834047 gene encoding secreted RxLR effector protein 161-like, translating to MESCKEASTPMPSSCYMDVDVAGKEVDQTKYRGLIGSLLYLIASRPDIMFVVCLCARFQANPKESHLKATKRILKYLKGTTNVGLWYPSHSPIHLIGYSDSYFAGCKLDRKSTSGTCHLLGSSLISWHNKKQACVAFSTAEVEYIDVGSCCAQILWLKQQLEDFGLKISKVPLLCNNTSAINLTKNQIQHSRTKHIEIRHHFIRDHVNNGDCEMKFIDTRLQLVDIFTKPLPKDKFFFLRNELGIFDSQTLS from the coding sequence ATGGAAAGTTGCAAAGAAGCTAGCACACCTATGCCATCAAGTTGTTATATGGATGTTGATGTGGCTGGAAAAGAggtagatcaaaccaaatataGAGGGTTGATTGGTTCCTTACTCTATCTCATAGCAAGTAGACCGGATATCATGTTTGTCgtgtgtctttgtgcaagattccaagcaaatccaaaggaatctcaTCTCAAGGCTACAAAACGAATTctcaaatatctcaaaggaacaaccaatgttggtttatggtatccttctcactctcctatacacttaattggatattctgattcttattttgcagggtgtaagctggaccggaaaagcacaagtggcacttgtcatcttcttggatcAAGTCTTATTTCTTGGCATAacaagaaacaagcttgtgtgGCTTTTTCCACTGCAGAGGTTGAATACATTGAtgttggaagttgttgtgcacaaattctttggctcaaacaacaactagaAGATTTTGGCTTAAAGATTAGCAAGGTGCCTTTGCTTTGTAACAAtacaagtgctataaatctcacaaaaaatcagattcaacactcaagaacaaagcacattgagattcgtcatcacttcataagggatcatgtgaacaatggagattgtgaGATGAAATTCATTGACACAAGATTGCAGCTTGTTGATATATTCACAAAGCCTTTGCCAAAGGacaagtttttctttttaagaaatgagttaggtattttTGACTCACAAActctttcttaa